A single genomic interval of Terriglobus albidus harbors:
- a CDS encoding carboxymuconolactone decarboxylase family protein produces MPHIPLPENLPGISSGFAFRPETAAPMRELAHVLLYTSGRNTDLSSRDRELIAAFVSSRNDCTFCKMSHGAAATHLNGGDRSLLNDVWTDFQTADISQKLKALLAIAAAVQIDGKKVTPEMVKIARDAGASDLEIHDTVLIAAAFCMYNRYVDGLATLQPQEEGSYLQMGARLAEQGYVPPK; encoded by the coding sequence ATGCCTCACATCCCACTTCCCGAGAACCTTCCCGGAATCAGTTCCGGTTTTGCCTTTCGTCCAGAGACCGCGGCCCCCATGCGCGAGTTGGCGCATGTTTTGCTCTATACCTCGGGGCGCAACACCGACCTGAGCTCCCGGGATCGCGAACTCATCGCAGCCTTTGTGTCTTCGCGCAATGATTGCACCTTCTGCAAGATGAGCCATGGCGCAGCGGCTACTCATCTGAATGGGGGCGACCGCTCACTTCTGAACGATGTATGGACCGATTTTCAAACAGCGGATATCTCGCAAAAGCTGAAGGCGCTGCTGGCAATTGCCGCCGCAGTCCAGATCGACGGTAAGAAGGTTACCCCGGAGATGGTGAAGATAGCCCGCGACGCCGGAGCGTCAGATCTTGAGATTCACGATACCGTTCTCATAGCGGCGGCATTCTGTATGTACAACCGCTACGTCGATGGACTTGCTACCTTGCAGCCGCAGGAGGAAGGCTCTTACCTCCAGATGGGAGCTCGTCTTGCGGAGCAGGGATACGTCCCGCCGAAGTAG
- a CDS encoding MFS transporter, protein MASTRLTPERSLRYSGWTVVLAAFFGVMFSFAAIVPFTFSLFIAPLHAAFGWKREAISSTFGIAAMTVAVFSPGIGMLLDRVPPRRVVLPCIVVFSAALLSLSRLTPQLGRFYLTYFIIGVVGNGTAQLSYSRAVLSWFRTMRGTALAFMLTGSGVGSILMPLITQHVIHNSGWRAGYLTLGLLALLGFPLTTIFLRNMPGSASQPAERKQPTATSSVFGSATFWLIAGSILLGGFGANGALSHLAALLSERGISGSDTAIALSCLGAAGIGGRLLTGWLLDRFYAPTLSFLMFLLAGAGITLFAYASNAAMGIAGALLLGFSMGSEGDIGPYLIARYFGQSRFATLYGLTWTAYAIGGATGPVLIGRLYDQMGGYRPSAILILAGTAVIAAFMNFALPRYSAEEAELDTMTLESTAVE, encoded by the coding sequence GTGGCGAGCACACGACTCACTCCAGAGAGATCTCTGCGGTATAGCGGTTGGACGGTTGTCCTTGCTGCGTTTTTCGGGGTAATGTTCAGCTTCGCCGCGATTGTCCCGTTCACTTTCAGCCTCTTTATCGCGCCTCTGCATGCCGCGTTTGGCTGGAAGCGCGAGGCGATCTCAAGCACCTTTGGGATTGCAGCGATGACTGTCGCGGTCTTCTCGCCCGGCATCGGCATGCTGCTTGATCGCGTTCCGCCTCGCAGAGTAGTGCTTCCCTGTATCGTCGTATTTTCGGCCGCGCTTCTCTCGCTGAGCCGCCTTACACCGCAGTTAGGCCGTTTCTACCTTACCTACTTCATTATCGGCGTCGTCGGAAATGGAACCGCTCAGTTGTCCTACTCACGAGCCGTTCTAAGCTGGTTCCGCACCATGCGTGGAACCGCATTGGCGTTCATGCTGACCGGCAGCGGAGTGGGGTCGATTCTAATGCCGCTGATCACACAACATGTCATTCACAACAGCGGATGGCGTGCCGGCTATCTTACGCTTGGGTTGCTGGCGCTGTTAGGTTTTCCGCTGACCACCATCTTTCTGCGAAATATGCCTGGTTCAGCGTCGCAACCTGCCGAACGGAAGCAACCGACGGCCACTTCCAGCGTGTTCGGGTCGGCAACCTTCTGGCTGATCGCGGGATCAATTCTGCTCGGCGGCTTTGGAGCAAATGGTGCACTCTCGCATCTTGCCGCTCTCCTGAGCGAACGCGGCATCAGCGGTTCAGACACGGCGATAGCCCTGTCTTGTCTGGGTGCTGCCGGTATTGGCGGACGCCTGCTAACCGGCTGGCTTCTCGATCGCTTCTACGCACCCACGCTTTCGTTCCTCATGTTTCTGCTTGCCGGCGCAGGCATCACGCTGTTCGCGTATGCGTCGAACGCAGCGATGGGCATTGCAGGCGCCCTGCTTCTTGGGTTCAGCATGGGCAGCGAAGGAGATATTGGCCCATACCTGATTGCGCGCTATTTCGGGCAGAGCCGTTTCGCCACACTTTATGGCCTCACATGGACAGCCTATGCCATTGGAGGAGCGACGGGGCCTGTACTTATAGGCCGGTTGTATGACCAGATGGGCGGCTATCGCCCTTCCGCGATCCTTATACTTGCAGGAACCGCGGTCATTGCCGCATTCATGAATTTCGCACTACCCCGATACAGCGCTGAGGAAGCAGAACTGGACACGATGACGCTGGAGTCCACAGCGGTGGAGTAA
- a CDS encoding 2-keto-3-deoxygluconate permease yields the protein MQIKRAIERVPGGMMVVPLLCGATLATFAPHAAPFFGSFTNALYTGALPILAVFYVCMGARISLGSLPQLLKKGGALMTTKVALGFLASLVLGHLIGIDPVRTGWFAGLSTLAVVAAINDTNGGLYMALMEQYGQPADSAAYTVMTLESGPFLTMVSLGVAGLAAFPWQTMVGAILPLAVGMVLGNLDPEMRRFLSQGVSVLIPFFAFAIGCTLDLHRVATAGLLGLTLGVVLVFVSAICLIAADRLIGGDGTAGIAAATTAGNAAAVPMLVAVANPRYAAAAASATVLVACCVIVSSLLVPPLTALWKTRVVRRQEMDAALLSGEVQRVAETPDSNR from the coding sequence ATGCAGATCAAGCGAGCAATCGAACGAGTACCCGGCGGCATGATGGTCGTCCCTCTCTTGTGTGGAGCAACGCTCGCTACGTTCGCTCCGCACGCGGCTCCGTTCTTTGGATCTTTCACCAATGCGCTGTATACCGGAGCTCTACCGATCCTGGCTGTTTTCTACGTCTGCATGGGAGCGCGGATTTCGCTTGGCTCCCTGCCGCAGTTGCTGAAGAAGGGCGGAGCATTGATGACCACAAAGGTCGCTCTGGGGTTTCTTGCCAGCCTCGTCCTCGGGCATCTCATTGGCATTGACCCTGTTCGCACCGGGTGGTTTGCAGGTCTCTCCACGCTTGCTGTCGTCGCTGCTATCAACGACACTAATGGCGGCCTCTACATGGCGCTGATGGAACAGTATGGCCAGCCGGCCGATTCGGCGGCCTACACCGTGATGACGCTTGAGTCAGGCCCGTTCCTCACGATGGTTTCTCTTGGCGTCGCAGGCCTGGCGGCCTTCCCCTGGCAGACGATGGTAGGAGCGATTCTGCCTCTGGCAGTAGGGATGGTGCTTGGAAACCTCGATCCCGAGATGCGCCGGTTTCTCTCGCAGGGCGTCTCGGTTCTTATCCCTTTCTTCGCATTTGCAATCGGATGCACGCTCGATCTGCATCGTGTCGCGACCGCTGGATTGCTCGGCCTCACCCTCGGGGTAGTTTTAGTGTTTGTCAGCGCCATCTGCCTTATCGCCGCGGATCGCCTCATCGGTGGCGACGGCACCGCAGGAATTGCCGCAGCAACCACAGCAGGCAATGCCGCGGCCGTGCCGATGCTGGTAGCGGTTGCTAACCCCAGGTATGCAGCCGCAGCGGCATCGGCTACCGTGCTCGTCGCCTGTTGCGTTATCGTAAGCAGCCTGTTGGTTCCTCCGCTTACGGCCTTGTGGAAGACGCGTGTAGTCCGTCGGCAAGAGATGGATGCGGCTCTGCTATCAGGAGAAGTTCAGAGAGTTGCGGAGACGCCTGATTCCAATCGATGA